In one Candidatus Pelagibacter sp. HTCC7211 genomic region, the following are encoded:
- a CDS encoding AEC family transporter — translation MDLYIKLFEVLFPVFFVVGIGYYLGKKNPKIDTTFITNFAANVGTPAMIIYALTATGTSFEIFKNYFWYYLIAIIIFSLIGVIFLFLLNTKDIIRELPPFIMPNTGNMGLPICLFAYGSQGLGVAAAISALIILSHFTLGIFLAARKFNFDVILKSPPFYTIIISVLLLYFEIETPVFIENTTFLLMYATIFLILMSLGIALTRFKVFSFKKALVSSIGRVILGPIVGFLLIRYFNLSGFAAGVLLIQCSMPSAVLNYLVASIYSPKKIIDSVASTIVVSTLMSFITIPIVVFFALKYFN, via the coding sequence AATCCAAAAATAGATACAACATTCATAACAAATTTTGCTGCTAATGTAGGTACACCAGCAATGATTATTTATGCATTAACAGCCACTGGAACATCATTTGAAATTTTCAAAAATTATTTTTGGTATTACTTGATAGCAATTATAATTTTTTCTTTAATTGGTGTAATCTTTTTATTTTTACTTAATACTAAAGATATCATTCGTGAATTGCCTCCATTTATAATGCCAAACACTGGTAATATGGGTTTACCTATATGCTTATTTGCTTATGGATCACAAGGTTTAGGTGTTGCAGCTGCAATTTCAGCCTTGATAATATTGAGTCATTTCACATTAGGTATATTTCTTGCAGCTAGAAAATTTAATTTTGATGTAATTCTTAAAAGTCCTCCATTTTATACAATTATAATTTCTGTTCTTTTACTTTATTTCGAAATTGAGACTCCAGTCTTTATTGAAAACACAACTTTTTTATTAATGTATGCAACTATATTTTTAATTTTAATGTCTCTAGGAATTGCACTTACTCGATTTAAAGTTTTTTCTTTTAAAAAAGCTTTAGTCTCGTCAATAGGTAGAGTTATTCTTGGTCCTATAGTAGGTTTCTTATTAATAAGATATTTTAATTTATCAGGATTTGCAGCTGGTGTTCTACTAATTCAATGCTCAATGCCATCAGCAGTATTAAATTACCTTGTTGCATCAATTTACTCACCAAAAAAAATTATTGATAGTGTTGCTAGTACAATTGTAGTTTCAACACTAATGTCATTTATTACAATACCTATTGTTGTATTCTTTGCTTTAAAATACTTCAATTAA
- a CDS encoding DMT family transporter, translating to MKAIIFSLLGWMFLPVMDGFAKFLSDDLPILQITWARYFFTVFFTLPIMIFFFKKQLVWSDKPKLQILRGIILLSANICFFYAISIISLAKALTLAFVAPLIVTTFSPVMLGEKVGFRRWTAVVVGFTGSLVVIRPGFVELNFASLAALGTGILYGFYLIITRKLSTSDNPLLTLLMTGMVGAILVSAIIPFYWVKPSLNQWSLMAGIGVFACIGHLFLILSLKYADASKLAPLGYTEIIPNVLIGYYFFSEFPDKWTYVGLLIIILSGLYIFRREYILTRSKY from the coding sequence ATGAAAGCCATTATTTTTAGTTTACTTGGATGGATGTTTTTACCTGTCATGGATGGTTTTGCTAAATTTTTGAGTGATGATCTTCCAATATTACAAATAACTTGGGCAAGATATTTTTTTACGGTTTTTTTTACACTTCCAATAATGATATTTTTTTTTAAAAAACAACTAGTGTGGTCCGACAAACCTAAATTACAAATATTAAGAGGTATAATATTGCTATCAGCTAATATTTGTTTTTTTTATGCAATATCTATAATTTCTTTGGCGAAAGCATTAACTTTAGCTTTTGTAGCACCTTTAATTGTAACTACATTTTCACCTGTTATGCTAGGAGAGAAAGTGGGTTTTAGAAGATGGACAGCAGTGGTAGTTGGTTTTACTGGTTCTTTAGTAGTGATTAGACCTGGTTTTGTTGAGTTAAATTTTGCTAGTTTAGCAGCATTAGGAACTGGCATTCTTTATGGATTTTATTTAATAATAACTCGAAAATTAAGTACTTCAGATAATCCACTTTTAACGCTTTTAATGACTGGAATGGTAGGGGCCATACTTGTTTCAGCAATTATTCCCTTTTATTGGGTAAAACCATCACTAAATCAATGGTCTTTAATGGCTGGTATAGGCGTTTTCGCGTGCATAGGGCATTTATTTTTGATATTATCCCTCAAATATGCTGATGCCTCTAAATTAGCTCCTTTAGGCTATACAGAGATAATACCAAATGTATTAATAGGCTATTATTTTTTTAGTGAGTTCCCTGATAAATGGACATATGTAGGTTTATTAATCATCATTTTAAGTGGTTTATATATATTTAGACGAGAATATATACTTACTAGGTCTAAATATTAG
- a CDS encoding methylated-DNA--[protein]-cysteine S-methyltransferase → MNLKGTKFQIKVWNYLKKIPKGEIRTYLQVAKAIGKPKAHRAVANAIGKNPYAPKIPCHRVIRSDGGLGGYSGRGGIKTKLRLLRSEKVNI, encoded by the coding sequence ATGAACTTAAAAGGGACTAAATTTCAGATAAAAGTTTGGAATTACCTAAAAAAAATACCAAAAGGAGAAATTAGAACTTACCTGCAAGTGGCAAAAGCTATTGGAAAGCCAAAAGCTCATAGAGCAGTAGCTAATGCTATCGGAAAAAACCCATATGCCCCGAAAATACCTTGCCATAGAGTAATTCGGTCCGATGGAGGTCTTGGTGGATACTCAGGTAGAGGGGGAATTAAGACAAAGCTGCGATTATTGAGATCTGAAAAAGTTAATATTTAG
- a CDS encoding GNAT family N-acetyltransferase: MIRKIKRKVKENWIKLYCGYARFYKVPMKQEILDTLWSWIHDEIHVVNGICYEIEDKIVGIAHYRTMPRPIKGKYIGFLDDLFVDENFRGQKIAQKLIKYLESLSKKNNWEGIRWITHSSNETAKTLYDKIANNTGFELYELKRD; encoded by the coding sequence ATGATTAGAAAAATTAAAAGAAAAGTTAAGGAAAATTGGATAAAATTATATTGTGGGTATGCTAGATTTTATAAAGTTCCTATGAAACAAGAGATTTTAGATACTTTATGGAGCTGGATACACGATGAAATTCATGTTGTTAATGGAATATGCTACGAAATAGAAGATAAAATCGTTGGAATAGCTCACTACAGAACAATGCCAAGACCAATTAAAGGTAAATATATTGGTTTTTTAGATGATTTATTCGTAGATGAAAATTTTAGAGGACAAAAAATAGCTCAAAAGCTTATAAAATACCTGGAGTCTTTGTCTAAAAAAAATAATTGGGAAGGAATTCGTTGGATAACCCACTCTTCCAATGAGACAGCAAAAACATTATATGATAAGATTGCTAACAATACAGGATTTGAATTATATGAACTTAAAAGGGACTAA
- a CDS encoding DUF2938 family protein, with protein sequence MIDFLSIFVAGIFSCIILDILGYLLKKIGIPEPSWGIVGRWTFYMIKNGAFFNPTIIEKPEFKYEVLLGWVFHYFISISWAVIYYIIFINVGIKMSYFSGLIFGAITTLAPLLVFLPFTGQGIFAKNTDKPIETSIIFLIRHSIYGVAMYEGFRWFTI encoded by the coding sequence TTGATTGATTTTTTGAGTATTTTCGTTGCAGGCATATTTTCTTGCATCATTTTAGATATTTTGGGTTATTTATTAAAAAAAATAGGTATTCCAGAACCCTCTTGGGGCATTGTAGGTAGATGGACCTTTTATATGATAAAAAATGGTGCTTTTTTTAACCCAACAATTATTGAAAAACCTGAATTTAAATATGAAGTATTGCTTGGATGGGTTTTTCATTACTTTATATCAATATCTTGGGCAGTTATTTACTATATTATCTTCATTAATGTTGGAATTAAAATGTCTTATTTTTCAGGGCTTATTTTTGGAGCAATAACAACTTTAGCTCCACTTTTAGTATTTTTACCTTTTACAGGGCAAGGTATTTTTGCAAAAAATACTGATAAACCAATTGAAACTTCTATTATTTTTCTTATTAGGCATTCGATATATGGTGTAGCGATGTATGAAGGTTTTAGATGGTTTACTATTTAA
- a CDS encoding site-specific integrase, producing MNELTTDLKLLHEATLNNLKSSKANNTLRAYKSDFKDFGAFCSKHGLNSLPSEPKIVALYLTHLSKNSKISTLRRRLVSISMVHKLKGFYLDTKHPIIVENLMGIKRVKGSIQKGKKPLLINHLKSIINVIDEQKIEDIKKARDKTIILIGFGGGFRRTELISIDHDDLEFVPEGLKITIRRSKTDQFGEGMIKGLPYFTNEKYCPVVNLKKWLEISKISSGPIFRRFSKGSSLTDKRLTDQSVVLLMKEYLNLSGIENKNFAGHSLRSGFATVAAESGADERSIMAMTGHKTTQMVRRYIREANIFKNNALNKIKI from the coding sequence ATGAACGAACTAACAACAGACTTAAAATTACTTCATGAGGCAACTTTAAATAACCTTAAAAGCTCAAAAGCAAATAACACTTTGAGAGCTTACAAATCAGATTTTAAAGATTTTGGAGCTTTTTGCTCAAAACACGGTTTAAATTCGTTACCATCAGAACCTAAAATAGTAGCTTTATACCTCACACATCTTTCTAAAAATTCAAAAATAAGCACTCTAAGAAGAAGGTTGGTATCAATAAGCATGGTTCATAAGTTAAAAGGATTTTATTTAGATACAAAACACCCTATCATTGTTGAGAATTTAATGGGAATAAAAAGGGTTAAAGGAAGCATTCAAAAAGGAAAAAAACCTCTATTAATTAATCATTTAAAATCAATTATTAATGTAATAGATGAACAAAAAATAGAAGATATAAAGAAAGCAAGAGATAAGACAATCATCTTAATAGGCTTTGGAGGTGGTTTTAGACGAACTGAACTTATTTCAATTGACCATGATGATTTAGAATTTGTTCCTGAAGGTCTTAAAATAACTATCAGAAGATCAAAAACTGATCAATTCGGTGAGGGGATGATTAAAGGACTACCCTACTTCACTAATGAAAAATATTGTCCAGTAGTTAATCTAAAAAAATGGTTAGAAATTTCTAAGATTAGCTCAGGACCAATTTTTAGAAGGTTTAGCAAAGGTTCATCTTTAACAGATAAAAGATTAACAGACCAATCTGTAGTATTATTGATGAAAGAATATCTAAATTTATCAGGCATAGAAAATAAAAATTTTGCTGGTCATAGCTTGCGATCAGGTTTTGCAACTGTTGCAGCAGAGTCAGGAGCAGATGAAAGAAGTATAATGGCTATGACAGGTCATAAAACAACACAAATGGTTAGAAGATATATAAGAGAAGCCAATATCTTTAAAAATAATGCATTAAATAAAATTAAAATTTAA
- a CDS encoding glycosyltransferase family 2 protein: protein MTSIYEDITLIIVTYRSEKLIQKNIEILKKFPTIIVDNSNSKELEKIIFNYKNIDFIRSSINLGYGAANNLAISRATTPFILIVNPDILINEDSINDLFKNFLNDPENIGILGPSLYDQKMHRRTNGTISYLDQLNGVKVSNISNNIPSYNTCCKFLMGCCYLMHRDFFNSLGGFDKNFFMYFEDNDLCDRTLKKGKYIMEVPSSKFIHLENASSKKKFFTNSKLSIIHKISSYIYFKKNNNVSSLIFRIIKNFIDYFQRIIINFIIFRPKKSYKNFLRLISIILYITMLYKVVYKIWNI, encoded by the coding sequence ATGACAAGTATTTATGAAGATATTACATTAATAATTGTAACATACAGAAGTGAAAAGCTTATTCAAAAAAATATAGAAATATTAAAAAAATTTCCTACAATAATAGTTGATAATTCTAATTCTAAAGAATTAGAAAAAATTATTTTTAATTATAAAAATATAGATTTTATAAGATCCTCTATAAATTTAGGATATGGAGCTGCAAACAATTTAGCTATTTCTAGAGCTACAACACCTTTTATTTTAATTGTAAATCCTGATATTTTAATAAATGAAGATTCTATTAATGATCTATTTAAAAATTTTTTAAATGATCCTGAAAATATAGGAATTTTGGGGCCATCATTATATGATCAAAAAATGCACAGACGTACTAACGGGACAATTTCATATTTAGATCAATTAAATGGTGTTAAAGTTTCAAATATATCTAATAATATTCCATCTTATAATACTTGTTGTAAATTTTTAATGGGTTGTTGCTATCTTATGCATAGAGATTTTTTTAATTCATTAGGAGGTTTTGATAAAAACTTTTTTATGTACTTCGAAGATAATGATTTATGCGATCGTACTTTAAAAAAAGGAAAATACATTATGGAAGTTCCTTCATCAAAATTTATTCATTTAGAAAATGCTTCTTCAAAAAAAAAATTTTTTACAAACTCCAAATTATCAATTATACATAAAATATCTTCTTATATTTATTTTAAAAAAAATAATAATGTTAGTTCTTTAATTTTTCGTATAATCAAAAATTTTATAGATTATTTTCAACGTATTATAATTAATTTTATAATCTTCAGGCCAAAGAAGTCATACAAGAATTTTTTGAGATTAATTTCAATTATTTTATACATTACGATGTTATACAAAGTAGTTTATAAAATTTGGAACATATAA
- a CDS encoding glycosyltransferase produces the protein MKICFLDNSPIPYTPNDLNSKDIRGGENVIIHLSKELAKLNNNVEVFNNNSESQTFDNVKWTNINNTNKENVFDYAFTNNDIRLFNKISAKNYIAFSHSIQSIEKFIRKGQLLSFLKYKPKVIILGKYHDDNRNFLLKLFGKINLQWAVDPLFLEAEIDDSNVENRAIFTSRRDRNLDILIDIWKKKIFPKNKSIKLFVTPSDLIENNFNIYSRNFDNKISLLKDMLKSKVLLVPGHKGELFCIAAEEARELCIPIITLGIGSLSERVEHGITGFIAKNSDEFADFTLNIFNNYNLWNEIRNNLLNLRGSKKWKTVASNLLKQL, from the coding sequence ATGAAAATTTGTTTCTTGGATAATTCACCTATTCCATACACACCAAATGATTTGAATTCAAAAGATATTAGAGGTGGTGAAAATGTAATAATCCATTTATCAAAAGAACTTGCAAAACTTAATAATAATGTTGAAGTTTTTAATAATAATTCAGAAAGTCAAACTTTTGATAATGTAAAGTGGACTAATATTAATAATACTAATAAAGAAAATGTTTTTGATTATGCATTCACAAATAATGATATTAGGCTTTTTAATAAAATCTCAGCAAAAAATTATATTGCTTTTTCACACAGTATTCAATCTATTGAAAAATTTATTCGTAAAGGTCAATTATTAAGTTTCTTAAAGTATAAACCTAAAGTTATTATTTTGGGAAAATATCATGATGATAATAGAAATTTCCTTTTAAAATTATTTGGAAAAATTAATCTCCAATGGGCGGTTGACCCATTATTTTTAGAAGCAGAAATTGATGATTCTAATGTAGAAAATAGAGCTATATTTACCTCGAGGAGAGATAGAAATTTAGATATATTAATTGATATTTGGAAAAAAAAGATATTTCCAAAAAACAAATCTATAAAACTTTTTGTTACACCAAGTGATTTAATCGAAAATAATTTTAATATATACTCTAGAAATTTTGATAATAAGATTTCATTGCTTAAAGATATGCTTAAATCTAAAGTGTTATTGGTGCCTGGTCATAAAGGCGAATTATTTTGCATAGCAGCTGAAGAAGCAAGAGAACTATGTATACCAATCATAACATTGGGTATTGGATCACTTTCAGAGCGTGTTGAGCATGGTATTACTGGATTTATAGCAAAAAATAGTGATGAATTTGCTGATTTTACATTAAATATTTTTAATAACTATAATTTATGGAATGAAATACGAAATAATTTACTAAATTTAAGAGGTTCTAAAAAATGGAAAACAGTAGCTTCTAATCTTTTAAAACAATTATAA
- a CDS encoding glycosyltransferase family protein, which produces MIVKKNDIKIATILPYKESYTLENASAVSLWVSQFFNKSKFKNKNFIYGNSNSKNYLSKNYINIPLKNLKSKFRSTSYEYVEKISKNIIKEKFDIVEIHNRPLILFQLLKRINAKFIMYYHNDPLTMSGSKSISERVEILKKVEKLVFISKWVKKRFFKGLDSTQEDKTEIIYHSTNKRKKKIKTNQIVFVGKLNHSKGYDIYKDAIIRILNEYPDWRALSLGDESRRSIYIKHKKHKEYGFLNHQKTLDILDKSEIAIVPSRWEEPFGRVSLEATASGCATVTSNRGGLLETSNYIVPIDNINSEKLYMNIKDLINNKIKRKKIQNLSRNNVIHLIDKNTKKIDLIRSNIFSKFQLNFIKNRLRIINLFNQGQKNNYRLFNISLGKKFTNGFIRNNHDVLEISDRDYIKNNRSLLNFRTNLDSFQKHLIEVVKNYNPDLFLFGHTNNINLETFDYMRSINKSLIISQWNEDPLMPGLEFSTKNIKNIKPYVSVVDHNFITTHPSILKNKFKNQKFNFFFVPVDKNIECFDVYKLNPKKDIFYAMSHGVNRGILKKGFEDNRINFLDKLIKKIPDINYDFHGFKNRQPIWGNSFNRALINSKMGLNLSRGTPTKYYSSNRIASLLGNGLLTFIDKKTQLDVFFDDEREVIFYNNIDDLASKINFYSKNDKLRKKIAKNGKAKYFKLFNGNKISKYIIDISFGKKPNLF; this is translated from the coding sequence ATGATAGTAAAAAAAAACGATATTAAAATAGCAACTATTTTACCATATAAAGAAAGCTACACTTTAGAGAATGCTTCAGCTGTATCTCTTTGGGTTTCACAATTTTTTAATAAGTCAAAATTTAAAAATAAAAATTTTATTTATGGAAATTCAAACTCTAAAAATTATTTATCTAAGAATTATATAAATATACCCCTTAAAAATCTTAAATCAAAATTTAGAAGTACATCATACGAATATGTAGAAAAAATATCCAAAAATATTATTAAAGAAAAATTTGATATAGTTGAAATACATAATAGACCATTGATATTATTTCAACTTTTAAAAAGAATAAATGCTAAATTTATTATGTATTATCATAACGATCCATTAACTATGTCTGGATCAAAATCAATTTCAGAAAGAGTTGAAATTTTAAAAAAAGTTGAGAAATTAGTTTTCATAAGCAAATGGGTCAAAAAAAGATTTTTTAAAGGTTTAGATAGCACCCAAGAAGATAAAACAGAGATAATTTATCACAGCACAAATAAACGAAAAAAAAAAATTAAAACAAATCAGATTGTTTTTGTAGGAAAACTAAATCATTCTAAAGGATATGATATATACAAAGATGCAATTATTAGAATTCTTAATGAATATCCAGATTGGCGTGCATTATCTTTAGGTGATGAAAGTAGAAGGAGTATTTATATCAAACATAAAAAACATAAAGAATATGGTTTTTTAAATCACCAAAAAACATTAGATATATTAGATAAATCTGAAATTGCTATTGTCCCTTCAAGATGGGAAGAACCATTTGGTCGTGTTTCATTAGAAGCTACTGCATCAGGATGCGCAACTGTTACATCAAATAGAGGTGGGTTGTTAGAAACATCAAATTACATAGTTCCTATTGATAATATTAATTCTGAAAAACTTTATATGAATATTAAAGATCTAATAAATAATAAAATTAAAAGAAAAAAAATTCAAAATTTATCTAGGAACAATGTTATTCATTTAATTGATAAAAATACAAAAAAAATTGATTTAATAAGGAGTAACATTTTTTCAAAATTTCAATTAAATTTTATTAAGAACAGATTAAGAATAATAAATTTATTTAATCAAGGTCAAAAAAATAATTATAGATTATTTAATATCTCGCTAGGAAAAAAATTTACAAATGGCTTCATTAGAAATAATCATGATGTTTTAGAAATTAGTGATCGTGATTATATAAAGAATAATCGTAGTCTATTAAATTTTAGAACTAACTTAGATTCATTTCAAAAACATTTGATAGAGGTAGTTAAAAATTATAATCCTGATTTATTTTTATTTGGACACACAAATAATATAAATTTAGAAACATTTGATTACATGAGATCAATTAATAAAAGTTTGATAATATCTCAATGGAATGAGGATCCTCTTATGCCTGGACTTGAATTCTCTACCAAAAATATTAAAAATATTAAGCCATATGTTTCTGTAGTTGATCATAATTTTATAACTACACACCCATCAATTTTAAAAAATAAATTTAAAAATCAGAAATTTAATTTTTTCTTTGTGCCAGTAGATAAAAATATTGAGTGTTTTGATGTTTATAAGTTAAACCCAAAAAAAGATATATTTTACGCTATGAGTCATGGAGTTAATAGAGGTATTTTAAAAAAAGGGTTTGAGGATAATAGAATTAATTTTTTGGATAAACTTATAAAAAAAATTCCAGATATAAATTATGATTTTCATGGATTTAAAAACAGACAGCCTATTTGGGGTAATAGTTTTAATAGAGCTTTAATTAATTCAAAAATGGGATTAAATTTAAGCAGGGGAACACCAACTAAATATTATTCAAGTAATAGAATAGCATCATTACTAGGTAATGGACTACTTACATTTATAGATAAAAAAACACAACTGGATGTTTTTTTTGATGATGAGAGGGAGGTAATATTTTACAATAATATTGATGATCTAGCTTCTAAAATTAATTTTTATAGTAAAAATGATAAGTTAAGAAAAAAAATAGCAAAAAATGGTAAAGCAAAATATTTTAAACTTTTTAATGGAAATAAAATTTCAAAATATATAATCGATATATCTTTCGGAAAAAAACCTAATTTGTTTTAA
- a CDS encoding GIY-YIG nuclease family protein yields the protein MVYYVYLIKTLDGFLDKSYVGYTNNIKKRLHKHNSNLGAKSTRGYKWEIIYKKRFYSKNKALSFEYKLKKDRNERLRILNDSKKKRY from the coding sequence ATGGTTTACTATGTATATTTAATAAAAACCTTAGATGGTTTTTTAGATAAATCATATGTTGGGTATACAAATAATATTAAAAAAAGGCTTCATAAGCATAATTCCAATTTAGGTGCTAAATCGACTAGAGGCTATAAATGGGAAATTATTTATAAAAAAAGATTTTATTCCAAGAATAAAGCTCTTTCGTTTGAATACAAATTAAAAAAAGATAGAAATGAGAGATTAAGAATATTGAATGATAGTAAAAAAAAACGATATTAA